Proteins from one Lonchura striata isolate bLonStr1 chromosome 6, bLonStr1.mat, whole genome shotgun sequence genomic window:
- the LOC144246432 gene encoding olfactory receptor 14J1-like — protein MSNSSSISHFLLLALADTRQLQLLHFCLFLGISLAALLGNSLIISAVACGHHLHTPMFFFLLNLALSDLGSICTTVPKAMHNSLWDTSTISYTGCAAQVFFLLFFLGAEYFLLTIMCYDRYVSICKPLHYGTLLGSRACAHMAAAAWASAFLNALMHMANTFSLPLCHGNALTQFFCEIPQILKLSCSKAYLRELGLITVDISFGFGCFVFIVFSYVQIFRAVLRIPSEQGRHKAFSTCLPHLAVVSLFISTGVFTYLKPPSISSPSLDLSMSVLYSVVPPALNPLIYSLRNQELKAAVRRLRTGCYQKH, from the coding sequence atgtccaacagcagctccatcagccacttcctcctgctggcactggcagacacgcggcagctgcagctcctgcacttctgcctcttcctgggcatctccctggctgccctcctgggcaacagcctcatcatcagcgctgtagcctgcggccaccacctgcacacgcccatgttcttcttcctgctcaacctggccctcagcgacctgggctccatctgcaccactgtccccaaagccatgcacaattccctctgggacaccagcaccatctcctacacaggatgtgctgcacaggtGTTTTTCCTTCTATTCTTTCTTGGGgcagagtatttcctgctgaccatcatgtgctatgaccgctacgtgtccatctgcaaacccctgcactacgggaccctcctgggcagcagagcttgtgcccacatggcagcagctgcctgggccagtgcctttctcaatgctctcatgcacatggccaatacattttccctgcccctgtgtcATGGAAATGCCCTGacccagttcttctgtgaaatcccacagatcctgaagctctcctgctccaaagccTATCTCAGAGAACTTGGGCTGATTACCGTTGATATTTCATTTGGATTtggttgctttgtttttattgttttctcctatgtgcagatcttcagggctgtgctgaggatcccctctgagcagggacggcacaaagccttttccacctgcctccctcacctggctgtggtctccctGTTTATCAGCACTGGTGTATTTAcctacctgaagcccccctccatctcctccccatccctggatctgtccatgtcagttctgtactcggtggtgcctccagccctgaaccccctcatctacagcctgaggaaccaggagctcaaggctgcagtgaggagactgaGGACTGGATGCTATCAGAAACATTAA